The following proteins are encoded in a genomic region of Coffea eugenioides isolate CCC68of chromosome 6, Ceug_1.0, whole genome shotgun sequence:
- the LOC113776071 gene encoding bark storage protein A isoform X1, which produces MLVMFLLEWLVILASVNVIRSANAAVSDYAWANIRRVNQEGPYLGIVVPNSFEMSPLLQSPSFVPHDKLPYIDVAGRRFRIGKVENKRVIVVMTGLSMLNAGVSTELLLSLFKIKGILHIGIAENANPQLQIGDVTIPQYWAHTGLWNWQRYGDGPEDKLSLESNGDYTRSVGYLELSDFNSNVKDQNLLNNVWYQPEEVFPVDGYPEIRQHAFWIPVNELYFSLAEKLEGIKLEGCLNSTCLPRRPLVTRVERGISANVFVDNVAYREFVYTKFNATAIDMESAAIALVCLQQRTPFLTIRALSDLAGGGSSTSNEAAIFAPLAAHNAVVVLLKFISLLNP; this is translated from the exons ATGTTAGTCATGTTCCTGCTGGAATGGCTTGTGATATTAGCAAGTGTTAATGTTATTCGATCAGCAAATGCTGCAGTTTCCGATTATGCATGGGCAAACATCAGGAGAGTTAACCAGGAGGGTCCATACTTGGGCATTGTAGTCCCAAACAGTTTTGAGATGAGCCCTCTTCTCCAATCTCCAAGTTTTGTCCCGCACGACAAGCTTCCTTACATTGATGTTGCTG GAAGAAGGTTTCGGATTGGGAAGGTGGAAAATAAAAGGGTCATTGTGGTCATGACAGGATTAAGCATG TTGAATGCAGGTGTATCCACAGAGTTGTTGTTAAGTCTATTCAAGATCAAGGGAATTCTTCACATTGGTATTGCAGAAAATGCCAATCCTCAATTGCAAATAGGTGATGTTACCATCCCACAGTATTGGGCACATACGGGCCTCTGGAACTGGCAG AGGTATGGGGATGGACCTGAAGATAAACTATCTTTAGAGTCCAATGGAGACTACACAAGAAGTGTTGGCTACCTCGAGCTCTCTGATTTCAACAGTAACGTGAAAGACCAAAACCTTCTAAACAATGTTTGGTATCAACCGGAAGAAGTTTTTCCGGTAGATGGATATCCTGAAATCAGGCAACATGCCTTTTGGATTCCTGTCAATGAATTATATTTTTCACTTGCTGAGAAACTTGAG GGAATAAAGCTCGAAGGCTGCTTGAATTCAACCTGTTTACCAAGAAGGCCGCTGGTGACTAGGGTGGAAAGAGGGATTAGTGCAAATGTGTTCGTTGACAATGTTGCTTATCGCGAATTCGTGTATACAAAGTTCAATGCAACAGCAATTGACATGGAAAGCGCAGCAATTGCACTCGTGTGTCTGCAGCAAAGGACTCCTTTCCTAACAATCAGAGCACTGTCAGATCTGGCTGGTGGTGGTTCTTCTACATCCAATGAAGCTGCAATTTTTGCTCCGTTGGCAGCTCATAATGCAGTCGTTGTTTTGCTTAAATTCATTTCTTTACTGAATCCTTAG
- the LOC113776071 gene encoding bark storage protein A isoform X2 encodes MTGLSMLNAGVSTELLLSLFKIKGILHIGIAENANPQLQIGDVTIPQYWAHTGLWNWQRYGDGPEDKLSLESNGDYTRSVGYLELSDFNSNVKDQNLLNNVWYQPEEVFPVDGYPEIRQHAFWIPVNELYFSLAEKLEGIKLEGCLNSTCLPRRPLVTRVERGISANVFVDNVAYREFVYTKFNATAIDMESAAIALVCLQQRTPFLTIRALSDLAGGGSSTSNEAAIFAPLAAHNAVVVLLKFISLLNP; translated from the exons ATGACAGGATTAAGCATG TTGAATGCAGGTGTATCCACAGAGTTGTTGTTAAGTCTATTCAAGATCAAGGGAATTCTTCACATTGGTATTGCAGAAAATGCCAATCCTCAATTGCAAATAGGTGATGTTACCATCCCACAGTATTGGGCACATACGGGCCTCTGGAACTGGCAG AGGTATGGGGATGGACCTGAAGATAAACTATCTTTAGAGTCCAATGGAGACTACACAAGAAGTGTTGGCTACCTCGAGCTCTCTGATTTCAACAGTAACGTGAAAGACCAAAACCTTCTAAACAATGTTTGGTATCAACCGGAAGAAGTTTTTCCGGTAGATGGATATCCTGAAATCAGGCAACATGCCTTTTGGATTCCTGTCAATGAATTATATTTTTCACTTGCTGAGAAACTTGAG GGAATAAAGCTCGAAGGCTGCTTGAATTCAACCTGTTTACCAAGAAGGCCGCTGGTGACTAGGGTGGAAAGAGGGATTAGTGCAAATGTGTTCGTTGACAATGTTGCTTATCGCGAATTCGTGTATACAAAGTTCAATGCAACAGCAATTGACATGGAAAGCGCAGCAATTGCACTCGTGTGTCTGCAGCAAAGGACTCCTTTCCTAACAATCAGAGCACTGTCAGATCTGGCTGGTGGTGGTTCTTCTACATCCAATGAAGCTGCAATTTTTGCTCCGTTGGCAGCTCATAATGCAGTCGTTGTTTTGCTTAAATTCATTTCTTTACTGAATCCTTAG